In one window of Syngnathus scovelli strain Florida unplaced genomic scaffold, RoL_Ssco_1.2 HiC_scaffold_23, whole genome shotgun sequence DNA:
- the LOC125992636 gene encoding uncharacterized protein, with amino-acid sequence MERNLKKEKDISWVAPLPFKSPRRCLSDNKVQATNQLSLLRRSLEREPAMKQHFLTFMEKVFRNKHIEVAPPLKENEERWYMPTFGVYHPKKPGNIRVVFDSSAQHGGVSLNNVLLTGPDLNNTLLMFRKKAVAVTADIEQMFHCCLVKEEDRNFLRFLWFRDNNPYKNIIEYCMRVHVFRSSPSPAVAIYCFRQSRENGDPDVKQFVKRDFYVDDGLKSFPTVEAAVDLLKRPQDTLSESNLRLHKIASNYREVVEAFPA; translated from the coding sequence ATGGAAAGGAacctaaagaaagaaaaagatatTAGCTGGGTGGCCCCGCTTCCATTTAAGTCACCAAGGCGTTGCCTCTCTGACAACAAAGTCCAGGCCACAAATCAACTTTCATTACTGAGACGGAGTCTTGAAAGGGAACCAGCGATGAAACAGCATTTCCTCACCTTCATGGAGAAGGTCTTTCGGAACAAACACATAGAAGTGGCCCCTCCTCTGAAAGAGAACGAAGAGCGTTGGTACATGCCAACCTTCGGCGTTTATCATCCAAAGAAGCCCGGCAACATCCGTGTGGTGTTCGACTCGAGCGCCCAGCATGGAGGAGTTTCACTGAATAATGTTCTGCTGACCGGGCCTGACCTTAACAATACCCTGCTCATGTTCCGAAAGAAGGCTGTGGCAGTGACAGCGGACATCGAACAAATGTTCCACTGTTGCCTCGTCAAGGAAGAGGACCGCAACTTCCTGAGGTTCCTGTGGTTCCGGGACAACAACCCATACAAAAACATTATCGAGTACTGCATGAGGGTCCACGTATTCAGGAGTAGTCCCTCCCCTGCGGTAGCCATCTACTGCTTCCGGCAGAGCAGAGAGAATGGGGACCCTGACGTCAAACAGTTTGTCAAACGGGACTTTTATGTGGATGATGGCTTGAAGTCGTTCCCTACAGTGGAAGCAGCAGTGGACCTGCTCAAGAGACCGCAAGACACTCTCTCAGAATCAAACTTGCGACTGCATAAAATCGCCTCAAACTATAGAGAAGTAGTGGAGGCCTTCCCAGCCTGA